The genomic stretch TGTTTGATTATTATTACAATCTATTATAGACTTGCACCAAGCGGGCATTCAGCAATTTGCGTGCCACTATAAAACCCGCGGATGTTTACTTCGCGCGCGCCGTAACTTCAAGAGTGCGGTGGCCAATGCCGCGGTGGCTTCAAGGCCTTCAAGGGCTTCGTATTATGTACACTACTCGCCGTTACGATAGCCGCAGTATGTGACAAACCTAGCCTCCTCCACGAACGTACAAGGTAAAGGACTGGATATGATTTGTAAGATCAAGTTGGGAGTTTACGATGTCCCAATATCTGTAGGACAACTTTGAAGTTCAAGCATAGATTCAGGACGGAAATTTTTAGCAGCCTAGACATAAATTATTGAGTGTATTATTAGGGGAAAATTATTGCTACATCATAAACAGTACCTGGGCGAAAATTCGATAATAAGCTTTTTTCCAGagaagaccaagctagatcgagttgtcatccccgaaaacataccaaatttcatcgaaatcgttggagcagtttccgagatccccgaaatattggtataaatatatacatatatacaagaattgctcgtttaaggtattagatagatagataactTGTGTAAAATAATGTATATGCATAGAACGGTACAGGATCATCAGTATCAAAagcatattctttaatattttgcCCTAGGCCGCTTAGTCTTGAATCGTTTTAAGTTCTGCTATGAAAACGCTGTGACGTTTTTAATAGAGTTCTTATCAAATAATTGCAAGAACGCGATAGTAATGTTCTTGAAAAGTGGTTTTGGAATGGCGTAAAAAACGCATATCGAAAGAAAACGTTAAATGCAGTGCTGTGTTTATTTCTTGCTACGAATGTTTCGTTTTGACATGAGCAATCCGGAACCTTGACTCCTTTCCCAACGCGAGGATAGGCGCGTGCTCACGTCACACGCGGATTTTTTATCAGACTTCATGGAAGCCTCGTTAACAATCAGGTCTGTCAACATTTACTCTGCACGTACATCGGCTTTGTTCGGATTTCACATTCGAACCTGCGTCACTAAAAGATTAAACGATCGGTCCTGTCGCCACTGAACTATGATAATTTTAGTTGGACGCAAACAATGGGTAACAGCTCCCTGATAACACAATCAAAGGAAAGCACTGACCCGATGACTATTTGCATCTGATCAAGCAAACAGCCGAAGTCAAAGATAATCCCGGGACAAAGCAAAACAGAAAGGATAATTTATCCGTCTACTTGGGGCTCTCaagtcagcaaaaataaaatattatcatgCATTTTGTGCGCCTTATATCTTAACTGCTCCATATATTATCACGAGATACAATTCGGGCTGAACAAGGCAACCATTTGAGATTGTTTCGTATAATATTGTAACTGTTTTCTTGTTCGTGATAACGAAGCtttgttcttttgttttacAAATGTGATTAATACTCTCTTGTCAGtttctataatttttaaacACGAGATTTAGAACACTTTTTTTGAACTATttgtattatcattatcactgtATCTTAAAATTTATCCTTCTCATTACAGATTAAAAGTATACTTAATTCATATTATAGTACTAATATAAGGTACATTATAGACCTTAACACAATAATAAGACTGTCTTCGCCCTTTTCGTTGCTCGACAGCTTTTCTACACGGCGTTTTTAGTCATCTACATTTGGTTTCATTTTTACAATTCtcgttacatttttttatttctaaactatATAAAAACTAGAGCACATTGAAATAACTACAAAAATAAAGCTCgggctgagaatcgaacccagttcctcGTCTCCGATGCATGTTCCAACCCGAGCAGTTGCCGTATAAGACGAAATTTCTCATCGCGTTCTCGAAAcactttatttttcatacttgaatcTTTTGTTGCCTGGTGTCACCTACTCCCAAATGTATGTCTGTACTCTGTACGAAACGGATGCACATGCAGTTCTTCTTGTTTCATTGACAGCAGTGAATCGGTTCGCaggtttgtccaggtttcctcacgatgttttccttcaccataaaactcgtaaaatataatttcgcacatgaatatcgaaaaactcagcggtgcgagccgggatatcaaccagggatgtaacggatgtggttttatcggaaccgaaagcgggaccagatgttttcaatttattttatcggtaccagaaacggaatcggaaccgaaaacggaaccagaaccagaatcggagcctgagtgataggtgaacgagatgttaagggttggtctactaaacctgagggtttattgcgtaacgtttctgacactcgcgattactatcaaatgatagttttcgcatacaaaaactgtcatttgattgagatcgcgagtgtcagaaacgttacgtaaccctctgtatgtttttgatgtacgccgctcatCATGTCGTCGCCGCGCTAAGCATTGatatccgatataacttccgtttcaaaaataactgaaccggaaccgaaacggatgtttaatatcaaactgaagttccgacttaacggaatcggagctccgtaacatccctggtttgaacccacgattttctgcttgagaggccataagtcaaaccactaggccaccacgggcttaatttttgtaaaacctTGTATTGTCAAACTCTTcttacttagtatttttttcttgtcgCAGAGACATCAGTACAGAGCGAGGAGAGCGGTCGGTGCGTCGCGGCAACGGGAGCGGCCGGCTGCCGTCGAGCGTGCATGACGCTAC from Choristoneura fumiferana chromosome 7, NRCan_CFum_1, whole genome shotgun sequence encodes the following:
- the LOC141429806 gene encoding uncharacterized protein isoform X4, with translation MTLARFIETSVQSEESGRCVAATGAAGCRRACMTLQTLSNTARRHRKLLPLRQT
- the LOC141429806 gene encoding uncharacterized protein isoform X3; the protein is MTLARFIETSVQSEESGRCVAATGAAGCRRACMTLQTLSNTARSNRHRKLLPLRQT